The Sebastes fasciatus isolate fSebFas1 chromosome 4, fSebFas1.pri, whole genome shotgun sequence genome window below encodes:
- the tes gene encoding testin has translation MEIEREVKKMTLGHEFGAGAACLKCKDKCEGFELHFWRKICRNCKCGLQEHNVQMNSEENKKVGKLFEDTKYTGLIAKLKTDGIPSYKGNMVTISLPSSGTAYIVPPSASSSTVVPPFGTAGSVQPAGSVQRGGSVQPPGSVQPAGSVHPAGSVHPAGSVHPAGAAAGSAPGSAHGRAPPRPPVRAPGQPLPAGVTPVKVNKGPVAVSATPANLVPVTQDVPMKTVTYDWAPPVANKYLAVRYIELLPPEKRPVAGSEGAVYRRQQMARQLPEHDQDPSMCHELSPAEVKQMQQFVRKYKDEALGVGDVMLPEEMALVQAGGQGGVGVGAGGAPGAGGAGFGPGVGGARAGAGAGAGSGPGAAGPGVGDYGPGYAGPGVGPMAGAGAGAGFGPGAGGRGAGAGAGFGPGAGGRGAGAGGAGPLSGPGTGPSAGFGPAGGAMGTTATAGAMGVPGAMGVPGAQQTGLPDQAFSCCHCQQPMRRGEPAVYAERAGYDKMWHPACFVCCTCSELLVDMIYFWKKGKLYCGRHYGDSEKPRCGGCDELIFCNEYTQAENQNWHLKHFCCFECDCILAGETYVMENDKPVCQPCYMKSYAVKCAACQNPVEPEAQRVSYGEHHWHAEPECFKCAGCSKCLVGQRFMAVQGFLFCSVECKKKTMA, from the exons AAAAATCTGCCGAAACTGTAAATGTGGCCTCCAGGAGCACAACGTGCAGATGAACTCGGAGGAGAACAAGAAGGTAGGCAAGCTGTTCGAGGACACCAAGTACACCGGCCTCATCGCCAAGCTGAAGACGGACGGCATCCCCAGCTACAAGGGCAACATGGTGACCATCTCTCTGCCCAGCTCTGGTACCGCTTACATTGTACCACCGAGTGCTTCTTCTTCCACTGTGGTGCCTCCGTTTGGCACAGCTGGTTCTGTGCAGCCTGCCGGTTCTGTGCAGCGTGGTGGTTCAGTGCAGCCTCCTGGTTCTGTGCAGCCTGCCGGTTCTGTGCATCCTGCCGGTTCTGTGCATCCTGCCGGTTCTGTGCATCCTGCTGGAGCCGCTGCAGGTTCAGCACCCGGCAGCGCTCACGGTCGGGCTCCCCCTCGGCCTCCGGTTCGGGCTCCGGGTCAGCCTCTACCAGCCGGCGTCACACCTGTCAAGGTGAACAAAGGGCCGGTTGCTGTCAGCGCCACACCAGCCAATTTGGTACCAGTCACCCAAGATGTGCCAATGAAGACTGTCACCTATGACTGGGCACCACCAGTAGCCAATAAGTATCTG GCGGTGCGTTACATCGAGCTGCTCCCGCCAGAGAAACGTCCGGTGGCCGGTTCGGAGGGAGCTGTTTACCGTAGGCAGCAGATGGCCCGCCAGCTGCCCGAGCACGACCAGGACCCGTCCATGTGCCACGAGCTGAGCCCCGCCGAGGTCAAGCAGATGCAGCAGTTCGTCCGCAAGTACAAGGACGAGGCCCTGGGGGTCGGAGATGTTATGCTGCCGGAAGAGATGGCTCTGGTTCAGGCAGGAGGGCAGGGAGGAGTTGGTGTCGGGGCTGGAGGTGCGCCCGGTGCTGGAGGGGCAGGGTTTGGACCGGGAGTTGGCGGGGCCAgggctggtgctggtgctggtgctggttctGGGCCAGGAGCTGCAGGCCCTGGTGTTGGCGATTATGGGCCAGGGTATGCAGGCCCTGGTGTTGGGCCTATGGCTGGggctggagctggtgctggtTTTGGACCTGGAGCAGGGGGtagaggagctggagctggtgctggCTTTGGACCTGGAGCAGGGGGtagaggagctggagctggtggTGCTGGACCACTTTCAGGGCCTGGGACTGGACCGTCTGCTGGCTTTGGGCCAGCTGGAGGAGCCATGGGTACCACTGCCACTGCTGGAGCCATGGGCGTCCCTGGAGCCATGGGCGTCCCTGGAGCTCAGCAAACTGGACTACCAGATCAGGCCTTT TCATGCTGTCACTGCCAGCAGCCGATGCGTCGTGGCGAGCCAGCGGTCTATGCGGAGCGGGCCGGCTACGACAAGATGTGGCACCCAGCATGCTTTGTGTGTTGCACCTGCAGCGAGCTACTGGTGGACATGATCTACTTCTGGAAGAAAGGCAAGCTGTACTGTGGACGCCACTATGGAGACAGCGAGAAGCCGCGTTGCGGAGGCTGTGATGAG CTGATCTTCTGTAATGAGTACACTCAGGCTGAGAACCAAAACTGGCATCTGAAGCACTTCTGCTGTTTTGAATGTGACTGCATCCTCGCCGGAGAGACGTATGTCATGGAGAACGACAAGCCTGTCTGCCAGCCGTGCTACATGAAGAGCTACGCTGTG AAATGCGCAGCCTGCCAGAATCCGGTGGAGCCCGAGGCCCAGAGGGTTTCCTACGGCGAGCACCACTGGCACGCCGAGCCGGAGTGCTTCAAGTGCGCCGGCTGCTCCAAGTGCCTGGTCGGCCAGCGCTTCATGGCGGTGCAGGgcttcctcttctgctccgtGGAGTGCAAGAAGAAAACCATGGCTTAG